CATCCATTACGTGGAACCTgtacaatttgtttttttaaaaaaaacagcattagttTCCCTGTGATACAGATCAGTTGGGTTATGTTATGCAAAATGATTGACTTACAAACTTTCAGTGGCTCTTTTTGTCTCCTCAGCTGAGGGATCTGCAGACTCTGGGCCAGcgctttgttgctgctgctgcattgTAACTTGTCGTGAGGTACCTTCTGACGGGTATGATGGGTTATTGTTATGGAACctgtacaatttttttttaaaaacagcattagTTTACCTTTGATACAGATCAGTTGGGTTATGTTATGCAAAATGATTGACTTACAAACTTTCATTGGCTCTGATTGTCTCCTCAGCTGAGAGATCTGCAGACTCTGGACCTGCGCTTTGTTGCTGCTGCGTTGTAACTTGTCGTGAGGTACCTTCTGACAGGTATGATgggttattgttatttaacacCTGGATTAGCGCTTGGGTTTTTGCAGCGCTGATCAAGTCGATGTCGTGACCCGAGTTGTGACCGCCTTCAGTTGGCATATCACCTTGAAGCGGGGCTAGACTGCCAGTCTCGCAGTTTCCAAGTGCGGGTTCGCCGTGACGCTCGGATATGCAATCAGCGTCCTCCTTTGGATCGCGCAACATCTGTATCTCAGTGTTATCATGGACCTGAGTATCTCCAATGGTGGTGGTTTCGTGCGCTGTTTCAGCGGGGTCTATCTCAGGAGGAATCTCGTCCATTTTCAAGTCGAGGTTCTCCATTTGGCCTTTTGGTGCAGTGGGTGATGACTTGCTGAGCACACACTGTGTTTTTTGCGGAGGCGTTGTAGTTACCACACGTTTGGTTTTCGTTGTTCTTTTACAGGGTGTTTGGCTGGTTTTTGTATTCCAGCGTTTCAGCCTCACCCGTTGAGGGTTACGCGATGGGACGCTTACACCTGTACTTGGTGAGGAGGCGCCCTTACTTTTCTTCTTGTTAGGAGTACTTTGTGGGGGGCTGTTCACAGGCTTTCCTGGTGAGGGGGGTCCATTGGTAGTGTTTTTGAGGTTTTGTTGGTTGGCCCCTTCTGCCAGGGAACTTGGCCAGGAAGTGACTTTggtcttctgtttctttttttggctgtgTTGGCTGTTGTTGGTGCTCTTGTGCTCTATCCGACATTGTTGAGCTGATGGGTTACGTGATGACACGCAAGCTTTTTTTTGTGCGTTCATTATTGGAGTGTTGTTTGTCGGCGAATGGCacttgttttttgctgtttgttcaCGTTCAGCTGAGGGCCGAGTGAGATTAACAGAGGAAGCAGGGCTGTTACGTTTTAGTCCATTCCACGGACTACTATTTCTTTCAGGATAATATGGTGGTCTCTGTGCATCTTTGGTTTCTGATTCAGAGGAATCGGAATCTGAGGAACTAGACGAACTCGAACTCGATGAACTGGAATCAGAGGAACTCAAACGCACGTTTTGCACAGGTTGCATTTCTTCTTGTTCCTTGTCACAATCAGACTCATCGTCGGAGTCGGTGGTTTGTGGGCTGTTGAACTGTTTCTCGTTTCTCCACGGTCTCTTTGAACTACAAGTCTTCACCGGCGGAGCACGCGTGTGTGTAAGGCTTGTTTGTCTCGCATCATTCTTGGGACGTTGTTTCTGTTGTTGAGGTTTAATTCTGATGCTCTCTTGATCTAGACTGACTCTCGAGGTAGGCACGGGGTGCTTGATGGAGATGGGTTTCTTCCATCTGACCTCTCTGGTGGTCTGTTGCAGCCTTCGGGATGAGAGTGGTTTTCTTTTATCACTGTGGACATCCCTTATATTTTGCTGGTTGTCGTTTTCGCGGTACTGCCGCCTATCGCGTTTTATTTGGTCGACTGGTCTAGTTGCTACACGATCCGGTTCGCAGTACACACGGTTGTTATTCCTTTTAATTGGATATGGTCCTGCGGCCGGCCAGTTTTCCTGGCGGTTGTGGTTTCGCTCCTGCTCAAAACCTCTTCTGTCCAAACGAAGATATTTCTCTTTTTGGTTGTTTACCACAATCACGTTCCTAGGCCTCTTACGTGGGAAGCGATCTGCCTGGAGAACGACATCGTCGCTGGTGTCCTGTCTTGCTGTTTCTCTCGGAACAGCGACGGGTCTGTAGTTGTGTTTCGCTGTGTGTCGCTGAGCTTGTTTGAGTTCATATTCTCTCCTTTGTTGCACATTCCAAAGTACAGAAGGTACGCTGCGGTTTCTTTGGTCCGCGTAACTGGGTTTCTGATACCACTGGTCATGCGGATAATTATGTGCCATGTCCAGTTGCCCAACTGAAACTCTTTAATTAACTTTGTGTCTTATGAGATGAGATGAGCAGAACAGCCGCACACATACACGCTTACAGAGTTTTCCCAATGGACTGCACTTTCCCGACCGACATCCCCGACCGGCAGCATTTCCCGACCGGCAGCACTTTCCTGATGGGCGGCGTTTTCCCAACGCGTGGCTTCAGAACTAGGTACTTAGCTCCTGTTCAACAATATCATCTAATATAACATTAACAAAGTTTCCCGACCGGCAGCGTTTTCCCGACCggctctcggtcgggaaaccTTTCGTgatcgggactctcggtcggctTTGACATGCTATCCCCACTGAAACAATTTCTCATTAATGAAACTTTGAACCCTCAGCCTTAGATTGATGCCAtgagatttatttcttttgcatcacacaaaatcgatgccatttcacgtacaggacacagaatccatcaaaacggcaaacctttctttacaccaaaactttcccgaccgagggagttttcccgaccgagagtcccgaccgagagtcccgaccgagagtcccgactgagaacgttttcccgaccgagagtcccgaccgagagagttgtCCCCACCGAAAAAGTTTTCACGACCGAGAGtcccaaatgagaaagttttcaaacaggcagtgtttttcacaaactcaggctggtattttgagaccagctgtcattttcattgtttcattttaccCCGCCCTCCTCAACCAGATCGATGGAGGAGCGTGCGTGCTGCACGGAGACGCCTCGGCACACGGGGCGAGAGGTAGGACCAAAACTCCTCATCAGTATCTCCAGGAAAATGTCTGCAGCTGCTGATCATCACTTCAGTGTTATTTTATACCAGAGAAATAATAAGAAAGCAAAAAGCAGAACAAGAAAAATgaccattttattttttgttcagtCGAGATTTTATTGCCTCTGCTGTAAAATCTAATGACTGACGTCTTCTTTAGGCAGACTTTAGCTGCTCTTTGTTTGAAGCTGTTGGGCTGAATGGTGAACCTGGCTCAGCGTTTGCGGCACTCTGTTTGATCTTCTGGTAAAATCACATTCCTGTTGGATGAATCGCTCGCTGCAGCCTGAACAACATATTCCGAATGTGACAgtgaacgtgtgtgtgtttaacttCAGAGAGTGCTGACTCTGTCCTGGAATAAACAGGTTGCTCAGTCACGTCACCAATCAGAATCATTTTGGTAAATCGATTATTTAACACAGCTATTCTTTAACAAACGTGCTGTTACTGAACTTTAACACGGGACCCTTTACAGGCAGTTTCTTCAACCTTCACTATAATTCAAATGAAACCAAATAAAAacgaggtggaggtggtggaggacAGGTTCATCTGGTCAGGGGTTGGGCCTCTATTATGACTCCAAGGGTAAAGGACAGCGATGAGTTAACTGGAAATAATAACTGAATGTGAAGTGAACGGCCGGcaggaaggaaagaaaagaaggaacacTGAAGGACCAAAACGAGCGTCACGCAGGAACAAAATACAGGACGGTCTTTGTGTTATCACCAAACATTTGGAGCCAATATTACAAACTGCCTTCAAATTCAAATAGTTTTACTCCCAGTGCAGCTCCGTCTGTCTCCAGGCCTTCAAACATCTGAGGAAAGTTCCCACCAGGATTAAACCCCTCAGGCGGCAGGACTACAGCTGattactgctgtcagactctgaCTTTGTGGTCTGATTGCTGTGGTCTGGATATTTTGATCCTGATATTtgatttgatggttttcagttttcttgttGCTGATCAgctggaaaaacaaacccgagTGTTTGGGGAAATGTTGCCACCGACTGAGAATCAGaagcattttgtatttttagattAACTGTTTgcttatcatcatcatcatcatcatcatcagtgtgtttgtgttgagtgTAAACCTGCAGTGTTTAATCTGATGAACCAGTTTAAACCAGTTACACTCTGTGTGTCACAGTGTCCCGTCCTCTGACCTCAGCCTTACGGCTCTTTGAATTTGTAAGAATGAAGTAATAACTTCTGATTTTCATCTTTCCGTCTTCCTGTTTTTAGAGCATAAGCATCACAAGCATGCTCACGGTCACCATGGAGACCACAACCACTCAGACCACGACCACAGTGAGCACATGGGTGGGGAGAACAGCAGAAACATCACCACAGGTACGTTTAATGTGAGCAGTCTGCACCACCTAAACCTCCCCACCCAGTGTGGGAGGAAAGTTAATCTCACATCACTTTTTGCAAAAAtagtattaataataataataataataataatgctgcTAATATGAAATGTAAACATGGTATTTGTatcacactttttaaaatgcagtcataaagcatttcagtttggataaaaacataaagaactgAACATATTCTAAAATACAAACGCGTTCAAGAACATGTTTATAAAAGCACATGTATAAACTAAAGTCTGCAGTACAATAAGTCGATACAAAGACGGTCTGAGGAGACTGAGGCAGGTTTTTAACTTATCAGCTGACAGTAAAAGGAACAAGACTGGATGTCAAATTTGAACCCTGGTGAAAAACAACTCTGAAGGTTCTTAGCAGGAGGTTTGATGTTGTAATGACTGACCTCAGTGTACAAACACTCGGCGCTGTCAGTGCTGAGACTGAGCTTGAACATAAACACATCCAGTTAGTGGAAGTTGTGAAGCGTTCGCTGAGGTCAGAGAAGCTGCTGATGTATTCAGGAAGCCACAGCTGTGTGTCATCAGTGTAGTAATCGTAGGAAGGATGATGACATGTAGTCTGTAAATTTAATTGTGAAATGTCCGATAGTGTGATGAAAATGATCTGACAGCGCTGCCAGACTGATGAATGGTGTCAGACGCTGCAGATGAATCAAACTAAAACTGATTATTCATCGAGCAGCTCTGTTTGCAGACTCGTGTCGGGTGAGAATTGGCATCTTTGAAGTGACATTTATGGTCCTGTGAACGTGTCCGTCCAGCGGTCTGCAGTTACTGTTTGGACAGCAAcagaaagctgctgctgctggacgtGGATGACCTGTAGAGTTCATCAGGAAAAAAACGAATAAATAATCAAAGATAACAAAAATACAGTGAGGACACTACAGACTGCGACTGCTCGTGGGCCGCCTCTGTGCTGCCCCGCTCAGCAGAGTGAAAGCAGTCTGAGGTCATGACTCTCAGAGGGATCGCTCTGGGTTGGCAGTGAGTTTCTGCCTGAAGTTGAAGAATCACAGCGTCGTGTTCTGGAAGCAGAGACGGTGCGGTCCTTTCTGTCAGCAGCGTTTTGATGTTTCTGaagcttgtgtttgtgttgcagcGTGGGTCGGCGGGTTCCTCTCCATCACCATCATCAGCCTGCTGTCTCTGCTGGGCGTCGTCCTCATCCCGCTCATGAACAAAGTTTTCTTCAAGTTCCTCCTCAGCTTCCTGGTGGCGCTGGCCGTGGGCACGCTGAGCGGCGACGCATTCCTGCACCTCATCCCCCACGTGAGTCCCTGCAGAGCGCGACCACCTGACACACAGGAAGTCTTACAACACGTGATGTTCATGCTCTCAAGTTAAAGTGATCAATGACTTCAGCTGTTGAACAGCGGAGAGCGAGCCAGCAGACAGAGATGCTGCTTAGCTGCACGTTTATAAATCTAATGCAGCAGTGAGGTGAAGCGAGTGTGTTTGAatcctttatttaacaaatttGACTCTTTGTCGAGCTCTAAAACCAAACTGTGAGATTCTCACACTAAACAGAGATTTGTAATCAATGATCTATCAGGTAGACTCTGATTCTAATCAGCAGCCAATTGATTGATCAGCCTCTAATTATTCTATTATTTTATCATATTCTTCATTTTTCCAGTTAAAACTCACTGAGACTGTAAACGTCTTGTTCAAGAGCGATGTGGACAAAAGGGAAGCGGTCATTGCAACATGTTTACACATtcatagacacacacagactccacACATTATAAATGAGGATCATATGTCATGTGTGACATCATATGCATTCAAAGATCACAACAAGCAcaactttaaattatttttttaagaacagTCAGATAAAGAACATTTTGTAACCCTTTTACAGAAAGATTTGTGAcagtttttctgtctgtttgcttttgttctgATAATAAAgagcttcatcatcatcatcagtctgTAAACATTCAGACGGGTTGCTGGTAGCAGCTTCATATTTACTCCACATACATGAGATACTTTCAGTCTAAATATTTAGTTCTTGCTGCGCCCCCTGTGTCACAtatttatgctaagctaagctaacggTGTGTGATCAGTCTCAGGGAggccaccatcaccaccacgaCGACGCAGCGATGACGGGACACCACCACCACGACGAGCACGAGGAGAACCTGGACGCGGTGTGGAAGGGCCTGACGGCTCTGAGTGACGTCTACTTCATGTTTCTCATCGAGCACTTCCTGACGCTCGGAAAGATGTACAAGGAGAAGAAACAGAAGGTCAGAGACGGCGAGTTTCTCTAACAGTCAGAATGACTCCTGATTCCTGTTGTTCGTGCagacaaactgttaaactgaccGTTTAACACACTGAGACCTGAGTCACATCATACAGCCCGCTCTTACTTAGAATTTAGTTACTTTAAAGCCCTCAATTAATAACCAAAGGTCAGAACAGAGCATCGTACAGTCACAGTCTTACAGGCAGACTTCCACACAGACAGCTCACGACGGCCTGTTTGACAAACGTCAGCTGCAGAATCCAAACATCCTGATGTCAAAGCAAAGTAAAGGATCTTTCTTTGGGGCTTTGCGCAGATCTTTGAGACAGCTTCACAGACGTGTGGgagatttcattaaaaaagcTCTTTGATCACATAGTTTACATGCAGTGTGCGGCGCAGCCTTCTGCCATGAAATTGGATGAACACAAACACctcaaaatttcagtttttcacaaaaaTCCCCGACTCAGCTCAAACACTTTGAGGTTTGGCTCCGAGGAACATATTTTGCTGTCGTCGCCTTTTTTCAGCTGAGTGAGTTTCTGAAGTCTGCTCCCTCTGCGTGGCTCCACATCGCCGCCTGTGTTTGGTTTCAACATGACtttgcagttttttattttttcaaacgTCATGAAAAATCGATGCGTCCTCTGTTTACGCTTTGCGAAGATACAGTCGGACACAAACTGTCTGATTTAGCATCAGCTTTCCTTCTCTGTGCATTTCTATGACAGAGAGAGTTAATTGTGACACTTTGCACACCGCAGCTACAAAGTTGGTCACAATTCTTAAAAACTGGAAACAATAACTCTTTTTTAACacgctgattttcttttctgattGTTCACtcttaaaagaaatatttatttctcatctcatgggtttttttgttgagAAATTGGTATCTGACTTAACAGTAAGAACAAAAATGGAGGTAAAATTAAGGCGTTTAAGCATTCATGGTAATAAGTATTCTGGCCTACAAACCTTCGTGCTGCTGTCAGAAAAATGTAAACTGGTCCTTTCATGTTGATGTTGATGAGTTTGTACGAACTCCACGCAGATCCAGAAGAAGTGTGATCAGAACGAGAACATGGATCCAGAGAAACAGCCGGCGCTGGAGGAGAACAGCGTGAAGCCGAGTGAAGGTGAGAGACGAAACGGTGAATTATTTCGCGTTTTGTTGAACAACTGAGGATTTGGCTCAAAGTGAAGCCGAGCGTCACTCGAGCCGAGAGCTgagatgtgtttctgtgtgaagGCTTGTGTCAGCTTGGTGCATATTAACAACTGTGATGTCACGTTTGGCGTGTAGCGGATTGGTGAAGGCTTTAAGAGCTGCAGCTCAATCCACCATAGAGAACAGAGCTCTGACCTCTGAAACGGCACAGGCGGAGGTCGACCTCCCGGCCTAACCTGACCTAACCTCCATAttgtgtctccagatgtggagACTAACGGCGCCAGCACGTTTGGCGACCACTCGAGCAGCCTGCATGGCAGCAGCGTGGCGGAGGAGGAGCAGGTGATGCTGGCGCCGCAGGTGTCCGTCGTTTCGCCGCAGGCTTACGGCAGAGCGTCGGGGGGCGCCGCTAACTACACCGACGAGGACTGCGAGAACAAATGCCACTCCCACTTCCATGACACGGTTGGCCAGACGGACAGCaggcaccaccaccaccatgacTACCATCACATCCTGCACCACCACCACTCTCAGAACCACCACCCGCACAGCCACTCCCACTCCTACTCGGAGCAGCACTTCCAGGAGGCCGGAGTGGCCACGCTGGCCTGGATGGTCATCATGGGAGACGGACTGCACAACTTCAGCGACGGCCTCGCTATCGGTGAGTAGAAGGGTCACAACCCGTGATCTCACTTCCTCTTTAGCTTCAGTTTTTTGTCTTGAACTCGTTTAACAGCAAACACACCAGTTTCTAACCAATCAGAGCCCAGAAGGGTTGGTTTAACGTGACTAAACATGGTGCTGTTTGGTACTGAGAGAGTTTGTCATGTCACCACAGGAAGTGATCATTCAACCAGTCATCAGTTGGATATTTGTCTGCAGGAGAGAGATAAAGTTATATTTGTGAGGGtgttaaaaactaaatatttggTTTTGTTGTCACTGATGGGGATGAAATTCTTTAACCTCAGCTTAAGGAACCAGTCAGTGTCTGATTTCAGAGGCAGGTGTAAgtgggcgtggtctgcagtgatAGGCAATACAATATGGACCCAAGGGACAGCATGTATAGTGAAAACAGGGCGGGGCCTAAAATGGATCCCTGTAGAACGCCGCAGATCGAAGAAGCTGTTTCAGAACGCTGATGGAAAACAAGCTGTTAGTCAGATATGAGCTGAACATACTCAGGGTGATACCACGGATACCAAAAGACGGGAAATCAACGTTTCATGATTCACAAGTCATACAATGAATGACTCACATCAGCAATACTCAAAAGATGCAGAGTTGTGATGTCATTTCAAACCAGACTGAAGAATCTCAACAAAGCTCCAGAACTTCAGATGAAAAATTGTGGCACTGGTCCAAAGGTCTCTTTGAAGACTCTGGAGGGACAGATGTCGTAATTAGTGGGTTTAAACTTCTCAACAGTTTTAAGTCTGGAAGTGAGACTGGTTGAAACTGATCGGAGTGGAGAAAGTAGAAACATGAGAGCGTTCAGAGTTACGGGATGAAGCGTCAGTTCTGTGCACAGAAATCATCTTCACAGAATAGGTTAGAAAATTGGTGCACAGCACATTTAACATACTTGACCACTGACAGCAGAATTAGTAATGTTAGAACAAACTTTGGTGATTAAAGTTAAACGTCAGGAGGATTCACCCTCAGCCACAGTGAACGGTGACATGTAAGATGTGCATTTTCATGCTGATGTTTGCCTCTTGCTGCTGATGGTTTCTAATATTTGGATTTATCTGTTTGCAGGCGCTGCTTTCACTGAGGGTCTGTCCAGCGGTCTCAGCACGTCTGTGGCTGTTTTCTGCCACGAGCTGCCTCATGAGCTGGGTAAGACTCTTATCTCAGTGGAACATTTTCTCTGTAATCCCCAGTCTTACCTACATAAAGTACTTTATTATTGCAGTGGAATAAAGTGATAATGGCTttgaaagaatttaaaaaaaaacttctttcaGTCCaatatttaaagttttaaacatctgttcatttaaatatgGAAACCTTTCACTGGGAGGTCACAGCATGTTTATTTTGTCATGAAATCAAAATCAAGAATCAGGCACTCCGTAATTCACTGCCTTCATGTGTTTGTCGCAGCTGATTCCTGCGTCGTGCAGTTGTTTTAAAGCAGTAACACCACAGTAAGAAACAGACATAAAGACAGTTTAAATGTGTGGAACAGCAGAAGGTGAAGAGCTCGTTTCTTTCTGCAAACACAACACAGCTCACTTATTCAACCACCTGAAAATACACCACAAACAGCACGATCTTTAATGCAAGAAGGCAAAGAGAAACAGTGCAATGGCTGCTAGGCTGAACCAACCAACACCAGCTCAGGCGTCTATAAGAGCGGGCCCGTGCAGCACGTCTGTCTTTGTGCACAGTCCTGCTCTCGAttcttttcatgtgtttctgtgatgttttatttattagttatCCTGTCCTTGGACACAGTCTGATCCTTAATTTAGTTCAGGATCAGCAGTGCAGTGCAGCAGTCTTAGTGAGTAACAGTCTTCTCTGATTCTCAGGTGACTTTGCGGTGCTCCTGAAGGCCGGCATGACGGTGCGTCAGGCCATTCTTTACAACGTGCTGTCGGCCATGATGGCCTACCTGGGCATGATCACTGGGATTTTGATTGGACACTACGCCGAGAACATCTCCACGTGGATATTCGCCCTCACAGCCGGGCTCTTCATGTACGTGGCCCTGGTGGACATGGTAAGTGAGCATTACCCTCCAGCCAATCAAAAGAGAGCATCCACTCTGACATCCACAGAGCGAGAGGTTCAATTGTAATGctgtgaaatttaaataaatattccaCATAAAAAACGTTCATTTTGCTTGACACAAAATACAGAGTTCAGCCTGAGATGAAGATACTGCCATCATTTTAATGGCATCTCATAAGTCGTAAAAATACCATCAGTCTGTACGTctgaaaaacagctgcaggaggGTTTAGTGTCACAGTCAGCTGCTTCCTGGAAAAGGCAGCagagcttctgtctcctgaacaAAGGCGCCCTCTCGTAGCTGCTGCCCTGCTCTACACTCTATAAAAGCTTATTCGAATCCATTTTTCAGCCTTGGAGGATGCTCCTTTACCTCCTAGTGGTGTAACCGGGTACTGCAGCAGATGTGCGGCGCATTGTCCGTTCATCAAAACTAACGTCTGTTATTTCCTTCATGggaaaagtttctgttttcagaaaacaGTGGGTCTGTGAGCCTCAGacagttttcttctttcaggtCCCCGAGATGTTGCACAATGACGCCGGCGACCACGGCTTCAGCCACTGGggcttcttcctcctccagAACGCCGGCATCCTGCTGGGCTTCTGCATAATGCTGCTAATCGCCATTTTTGAGCACAAAATCCAGCTGGACCTGGGATACTGAGAGAGACGCATTCCTGAGCTTCACGTGCATTCCAGTGCCGCCATCAGAgttgtagtgtttttttttttttttatttgttgttgataGACGCCTTGAGTTAGTTTTTACTTGTGAAGCAGGAAAGCAGCAGCTGAACTGAGCCCGTCTGCCAGAGCCGCTGAGGCTCCAACCTCGGCCGGCTGGAGGTCAGCTGTTTAAAAAAGgttcagaaatattttttaagttttttctttgtgttaaacttgtagctgtttttgtctttgtcaacAAACACACGACCATCACAAGTGGGAAACACCTGGAGTCCATCCAGGATCGCCTGTCACCAGTTATCGTTTCATATTTATGAAAAATTCATGAAGGAGAAACTGTTGCTTCCACCCACCCGGAGCTCTTCTGAGgaacatgttttatttggtttttgctaattttgtgtctgtttttcttcttctgctgctgagtGAGCCCGATCAGTGTTACAGTGTTATCCTCTGACAGTTTTCAGTTTCagatgagtttttccttttctctgtgACGCTCTGGACAGATTTCTTCTTTACAGGCTGAAAGTGAGAGTGACTTTCACGTTGCTTCAGTGTCTTCCTCTCACTCAGGTCATCAGCCAGTGTCTGAAGCCGCAGTTTGAAATCTGTCAGTTAATTTTAAATCCTGTGGGTTTTATtcttctttaaatttaaatatttgccAACAAGTAACTGTTACACTGAGGTGTTTACAGCCAGCTGAGTTGTGCTGGTTGTAAAAACCTTT
The window above is part of the Pelmatolapia mariae isolate MD_Pm_ZW linkage group LG14, Pm_UMD_F_2, whole genome shotgun sequence genome. Proteins encoded here:
- the LOC134640694 gene encoding zinc transporter ZIP6-like, with product MRKFSNRQCFSQTQAGILRPAVIFIVSFYPALLNQIDGGACVLHGDASAHGAREHKHHKHAHGHHGDHNHSDHDHSEHMGGENSRNITTAWVGGFLSITIISLLSLLGVVLIPLMNKVFFKFLLSFLVALAVGTLSGDAFLHLIPHSQGGHHHHHDDAAMTGHHHHDEHEENLDAVWKGLTALSDVYFMFLIEHFLTLGKMYKEKKQKIQKKCDQNENMDPEKQPALEENSVKPSEDVETNGASTFGDHSSSLHGSSVAEEEQVMLAPQVSVVSPQAYGRASGGAANYTDEDCENKCHSHFHDTVGQTDSRHHHHHDYHHILHHHHSQNHHPHSHSHSYSEQHFQEAGVATLAWMVIMGDGLHNFSDGLAIGAAFTEGLSSGLSTSVAVFCHELPHELGDFAVLLKAGMTVRQAILYNVLSAMMAYLGMITGILIGHYAENISTWIFALTAGLFMYVALVDMVPEMLHNDAGDHGFSHWGFFLLQNAGILLGFCIMLLIAIFEHKIQLDLGY